AAGTTTTTTCGCCTTGTTCACGATATTGTGATTTTTTTCACATAAATGAGCGTGTTTATGATTTATACTAAAGATGTAAAGAACAAGCACCACAAAAACTAACCCCACACAATCGATAATGAATTTTAGAAAAGGAGAGGATCAGAATGTTTGTGAAATGGCTGAGAGAAAATGTCGTCGCTGCTGCAATGCTTACCCTCCTTCGCTTGTATATTGGATACCAATGGCTGACAGCCGGCTGGGGCAAAATAACCGGTGACTTCAACGCAACAGGCTACCTGAATGGCGCCATAGCCAAAGCCGCCGGCGAGAATCCAACGGTACAAGGCTGGTGGGCAGCGTTCCTGGAAGGCTTCGCCCTTCCGAATGCAGGATTGTTCAATTTCCTGGTCGCCTATGGCGAATTCCTGGTCGGGCTTGGCTTGATCCTTGGCTGCTTCACCACCTTCGCTGCCTTGATGGGCGCCGTGATGAACTTCGCCTTCCTGTTCTCGGGAACGATCAGCACCAATCCGCAAATGCTGCTTCTGACCATATTCATCCTCGTAGCAGCTGCTAAC
The sequence above is a segment of the Xylanibacillus composti genome. Coding sequences within it:
- a CDS encoding DoxX family protein; the protein is MFVKWLRENVVAAAMLTLLRLYIGYQWLTAGWGKITGDFNATGYLNGAIAKAAGENPTVQGWWAAFLEGFALPNAGLFNFLVAYGEFLVGLGLILGCFTTFAALMGAVMNFAFLFSGTISTNPQMLLLTIFILVAAANAGKFGADYYVLPYLRNLVKRIKPNMKKPVIKAPTH